Proteins encoded by one window of Polaribacter haliotis:
- a CDS encoding adenylyltransferase/cytidyltransferase family protein — MKKAQKKKAIIVSGYFNPIHKGHLEYFNQAKALADELFVIVNNDFQRELKGSKEFQKEEERLFIVQNIKAVDKAILSIDKDRTVCETIRLVVDSNNDEYELGFANGGDQNNDSIPESAICKELNIRLIDGLGEKIQSSSWLLSK; from the coding sequence ATGAAGAAAGCTCAAAAAAAAAAAGCAATAATTGTTTCTGGATATTTTAACCCCATACACAAGGGGCATTTGGAGTATTTTAACCAAGCAAAAGCTTTAGCCGATGAACTGTTTGTAATTGTAAATAATGATTTTCAAAGAGAACTTAAAGGTTCTAAAGAGTTTCAAAAAGAAGAAGAGCGATTATTTATAGTTCAAAACATAAAAGCAGTAGATAAGGCAATTCTTTCAATAGATAAAGATAGAACAGTTTGTGAGACTATTAGATTGGTGGTTGATTCTAACAATGATGAATATGAATTAGGATTTGCTAATGGAGGGGATCAGAATAATGACTCAATACCAGAGTCTGCAATTTGTAAAGAATTAAATATTCGATTAATAGACGGTTTGGGTGAAAAGATACAATCATCCTCATGGTTGTTGAGTAAATAA
- a CDS encoding Gfo/Idh/MocA family protein, translating into MKNFALIGAAGYIAPRHLKAIKDTNNNLIAALDKFDSVGIMDSYFPNADFFVEFERFDRHLEKLKRNKNINLDYVSICTPNYLHDSHIRMALRRDAHAICEKPIVLNPWNIDALEAIEKESQGNINTILQLRLHESIIKLKNKVDSHNKNEKYDVDLTYITSRGKWYDISWKGDESKSGGIATNIGVHFYDMLSWVFGDVQENKVHLREKHKAAGYLEFKNARVRWFLSIDENDVPTQIRKNGQRTYRSITIDGEELEFSQGFTELHTKSYKEILAGNGFGLKDVKTSINIVHDIRNSQIIKDGEIHPFLKG; encoded by the coding sequence ATGAAGAATTTTGCGCTAATAGGAGCGGCAGGTTATATTGCTCCAAGACATTTAAAAGCAATAAAAGACACAAACAATAATTTAATTGCGGCTTTAGATAAGTTCGATTCTGTTGGGATTATGGATAGTTATTTTCCAAATGCCGATTTTTTTGTAGAATTTGAAAGATTTGATCGACATTTAGAAAAATTAAAACGTAATAAAAACATCAATTTAGATTATGTAAGTATTTGTACACCAAATTATTTACACGATTCTCATATTAGAATGGCGCTAAGAAGAGATGCGCATGCAATTTGTGAAAAACCAATTGTCTTAAATCCTTGGAATATAGATGCTTTGGAAGCTATTGAGAAAGAATCACAGGGTAATATTAATACGATTCTGCAATTACGATTACACGAATCTATTATAAAATTGAAAAATAAAGTAGATTCTCACAATAAAAATGAGAAATACGATGTGGATTTAACCTATATTACATCAAGAGGAAAATGGTACGATATTTCTTGGAAAGGAGATGAAAGTAAATCTGGTGGAATCGCTACAAATATTGGCGTTCATTTTTATGATATGTTGTCTTGGGTTTTTGGAGATGTACAAGAAAATAAAGTCCATTTAAGAGAAAAACATAAAGCAGCAGGGTATTTAGAATTTAAAAACGCTAGAGTCCGTTGGTTTTTATCTATTGATGAAAACGATGTACCAACTCAAATTCGTAAAAACGGACAAAGAACATACAGGTCTATAACAATCGATGGTGAGGAATTAGAATTTAGCCAAGGATTTACAGAGCTACATACAAAAAGTTATAAAGAAATTTTAGCAGGAAATGGTTTTGGATTAAAAGATGTAAAGACTTCAATTAATATTGTACATGACATTAGAAACTCTCAAATAATTAAAGATGGGGAAATTCACCCTTTCTTAAAAGGATAA
- a CDS encoding nucleotide sugar dehydrogenase has translation MSEIKIAIIGLGYVGLPLARLFATKYPVVGFDINENRVSELMQGKDTTLEIEEDVLKAVLIDGGSSEKGLFCTTKLDDIKNCNYYIVTVPTPVDKNNRPVLTPLIKASKTVGAMLKKEDIVIYESTVFPGATEEECIPVLEEKSGLKFNKDFFAGYSPERINPGDKKHTIEKILKVTSGSTPEIGKKVDDLYKSVIIAGTHLAPTIKVAEAAKVIENSQRDINIAFVNELAKIFNLMDINTQDVLTAAGTKWNFLPFKPGLVGGHCIGVDPYYLAQKAQEYGYHPEIILAGRRVNDSMGKYVASEVAKLMIKEDVEVKNADILVLGITFKENCPDVRNTKAVDVVNELIDFGTNVTIYDPCANPAEVKKEYNLDSQKNIPFKKFDAIVLTVSHNEFKDLDLGSLKKSKSVVYDVKNFFSSNKVNKSL, from the coding sequence ATGAGTGAAATTAAAATTGCAATTATAGGATTGGGTTATGTAGGTCTTCCGTTAGCAAGATTATTTGCTACAAAATACCCAGTAGTTGGTTTTGATATTAACGAAAACAGAGTTTCTGAATTAATGCAAGGAAAAGATACTACTTTAGAAATTGAAGAAGATGTTTTGAAGGCAGTTTTAATAGATGGGGGTTCAAGTGAAAAAGGGCTTTTTTGCACGACGAAGTTAGACGATATTAAAAACTGTAATTATTATATAGTTACAGTTCCAACACCAGTAGATAAAAATAACAGACCCGTTTTAACGCCTTTAATAAAAGCAAGTAAAACAGTAGGTGCTATGCTTAAAAAAGAAGATATCGTAATTTACGAATCTACAGTATTTCCAGGTGCCACTGAAGAAGAATGTATTCCTGTGTTAGAAGAAAAATCTGGATTAAAATTCAATAAAGATTTTTTTGCAGGGTATTCTCCAGAAAGAATTAATCCAGGAGATAAAAAACATACCATAGAAAAAATACTAAAAGTAACGTCAGGCTCTACTCCAGAAATTGGAAAAAAGGTTGATGATCTATATAAATCTGTAATTATTGCAGGTACACATTTAGCACCGACAATAAAAGTTGCAGAAGCTGCCAAAGTGATTGAAAATTCTCAGAGAGATATTAATATTGCTTTCGTAAATGAATTAGCTAAAATTTTTAACTTAATGGATATTAATACTCAAGATGTATTAACTGCAGCCGGAACAAAATGGAATTTTCTTCCGTTTAAACCTGGTTTAGTAGGTGGACATTGTATTGGAGTAGATCCATATTATCTAGCCCAGAAAGCACAAGAATATGGATATCATCCAGAAATTATTTTAGCAGGAAGAAGGGTTAATGATAGTATGGGTAAATATGTAGCTTCAGAAGTTGCAAAGCTGATGATTAAAGAAGATGTAGAAGTTAAAAATGCGGATATATTAGTTTTGGGAATCACTTTTAAAGAAAACTGCCCAGATGTTAGAAATACAAAAGCTGTAGATGTTGTAAATGAGTTAATAGATTTTGGTACAAATGTTACTATTTACGACCCATGTGCAAATCCTGCAGAAGTAAAAAAAGAATATAATTTGGACTCTCAAAAGAATATTCCTTTCAAAAAATTTGATGCAATTGTACTTACAGTTTCACATAATGAATTTAAAGACTTAGATTTAGGGTCTTTAAAAAAGAGTAAATCTGTGGTTTACGATGTGAAAAATTTCTTTAGTTCAAACAAAGTAAATAAATCATTATAG
- a CDS encoding SDR family oxidoreductase, with product MDIELSGKKIVVTGGAGFIGSNLCEALLLKNNEVICLDNFSTGKKENITPFLENSNFTLIKGDIRNLEDCLKSTKNADYVLHQAALGSVPRSIKDPITTNDVNVSGFLNMLVASRDNQVKRFVYAASSSTYGDSESLPKVEDKIGKPLSPYAITKYVNELYADIFSKTYGLETIGLRYFNVFGRKQDPNGAYAAVIPKFVSQLMKLESPTINGDGGYSRDFTYIDNVIQANLLSLKADAKAVNTVYNVAYGDRNTLNDLMRYLKEFLSEYNSDIKNIKVLNGSIRQGDIPHSHASVEKAKTLLGYNPEFSLKKGLKEAITWYYKNL from the coding sequence ATGGATATCGAATTATCTGGAAAAAAGATAGTGGTAACAGGTGGAGCTGGTTTTATTGGTTCTAACCTCTGTGAGGCACTACTTCTTAAAAATAACGAGGTTATTTGCTTAGATAATTTTTCAACAGGAAAAAAAGAAAATATAACTCCTTTTTTAGAGAATTCAAATTTCACTTTAATTAAAGGTGATATTCGAAATTTAGAAGACTGTTTAAAATCTACTAAAAATGCAGACTATGTTTTACATCAGGCTGCACTTGGTTCTGTTCCGAGATCGATAAAAGATCCAATAACTACCAATGATGTAAATGTTTCTGGTTTTTTAAACATGTTGGTAGCATCAAGAGATAATCAAGTAAAAAGATTTGTATATGCTGCAAGTTCATCAACTTATGGCGATTCTGAATCGCTTCCTAAAGTTGAAGATAAAATAGGAAAACCATTATCTCCTTATGCAATAACTAAATATGTGAATGAGCTATATGCAGATATTTTCTCAAAAACTTATGGATTAGAAACGATTGGGTTGCGTTATTTTAACGTTTTTGGAAGAAAACAAGACCCTAATGGAGCTTACGCTGCTGTAATTCCTAAATTTGTAAGCCAATTAATGAAATTGGAATCTCCAACAATAAATGGAGATGGAGGCTATTCTAGAGATTTTACGTACATAGATAATGTAATTCAGGCTAATTTATTAAGTTTAAAGGCAGATGCAAAAGCAGTAAATACAGTTTATAATGTTGCTTATGGAGATAGAAATACATTGAATGATTTAATGAGGTATCTAAAAGAATTTTTGTCTGAATATAATTCAGATATAAAAAATATTAAAGTATTAAATGGCTCTATTAGACAAGGAGATATTCCACACTCGCATGCAAGTGTAGAAAAGGCAAAAACATTATTGGGCTATAATCCAGAATTTTCTTTAAAAAAAGGATTAAAAGAAGCAATAACTTGGTATTATAAGAATTTATAA